The genomic stretch CCCTTCGATCAGCAGGCCTTTGTTGATTTTTTACGATGATCATTCTTTTAGCCTAAAGAAGTTGATTGCATTGTCTGTGGTGTGCCGGGCAATATCTTCAAGGCTGTAATGGTGGTGTCGAGCAATTTCGGATAATACCAATGGCAGTGTGCAGGGCTCATTTCTGCGGCTTGAAGGTAGTTCGGGTTTAGGTTTGACTCGCGGCATTAGATAGGGCGCATCCGTTTCAATCATCAAATAATTGATAGGGATGTCGGCAATGAATTCATGCAGATGCTGGCCTCGGCGCTCGTCACAAATCCAGCCGGTAATACCAATAGAAAAATCCAGATCCAGATAATTAAAGGCTTGTCTCTTTTCGCCGGTGAAGCAATGGATAACAGCGGCTGATATTTGATCGCGGTAGTGTTTAAGTATTTCGAGTTGGGCCTGATGCGCATCACGCTCATGTAGAAATAAAGGGAGTTGCAATTGGGCTGCTAGTTCGATTTGGGATTCAAATGCTGCAATTTGCTGTGGTTTGGTGGAAAACATGCGATTGTAGTCGAGCCCACATTCCCCGATAGCGCGAACGACCGGTTGGACGGCAATGTC from Oceanicoccus sp. KOV_DT_Chl encodes the following:
- a CDS encoding TatD family hydrolase: MIKRASQAGVAQIIVTGTNIEESHAAAALATQYPQQLFSTAGIHPHDAKSFHHESCQQLADIAVQPVVRAIGECGLDYNRMFSTKPQQIAAFESQIELAAQLQLPLFLHERDAHQAQLEILKHYRDQISAAVIHCFTGEKRQAFNYLDLDFSIGITGWICDERRGQHLHEFIADIPINYLMIETDAPYLMPRVKPKPELPSSRRNEPCTLPLVLSEIARHHHYSLEDIARHTTDNAINFFRLKE